A stretch of Zymoseptoria tritici IPO323 chromosome 1, whole genome shotgun sequence DNA encodes these proteins:
- a CDS encoding 60S ribosomal protein L34 → MVSDARLTYRRRMPYNTKSNKVRVVKTPGGELRYLHLKKRGTAPKCGDCGSKLAGIPALRPREYATISRPKKTVQRAYGGSRCANCVRDRVVRAFLIEEQKIVKKVMKEAEKKQKR, encoded by the exons ATGGTTTCCGACGCCCGCCTCACCTAC CGCCGCCGCATGCCCTACAACACCAAGAGCAACAAGGTCCGCGTTGTCAAGACTCCAGGTGGCGAGCTCAGATACCTTCACTTGAAGAAGCGAGGAACTGCACCAAAGTGCGGTGACTGTGGCTCCAAATTGGCTGGT ATCCCAGCCCTCCGCCCTCGCGAATACGCTACCATCTCCCGACCCAAGAAGACCGTCCAGCGCGCATACGGCGGCTCGCGCTGCGCCAACTGCGTCCGGGACCGTGTTGTTCGTGCTTTCCTGATCGAGGAGCAGAAGATCGTCAAGAAGGTCATGaaggaggccgagaagaagcaaaAGCGATAG